A single Prochlorococcus marinus XMU1410 DNA region contains:
- the rplJ gene encoding 50S ribosomal protein L10, whose protein sequence is MGRTLENKQKIVTEIKSLLDDSEMAVVLDYKGLTIKEMSDLRSRLQTTNGICKVTKNSLMRKAIDGDSNWNDLESLLTGTNAFVLIKEDVGGAVKAIQSFQKDTKKSETKGALFEGRLLSDSEIKEIASLPSKEVLMAKIAGALNGVATKIAISINEVPSGLARSLKQHSEKSES, encoded by the coding sequence ATGGGCCGAACACTAGAGAATAAGCAAAAAATCGTTACTGAGATTAAATCTCTTTTAGACGACTCGGAAATGGCTGTAGTTCTTGACTATAAAGGTTTAACTATCAAAGAGATGTCAGATTTGCGATCTAGATTGCAAACAACTAACGGTATCTGCAAAGTTACTAAAAATTCATTAATGCGCAAAGCTATTGATGGAGATAGTAATTGGAACGATCTTGAATCTTTACTGACCGGAACAAATGCTTTTGTGTTAATTAAAGAAGATGTTGGTGGTGCTGTAAAAGCAATCCAATCTTTTCAAAAAGACACCAAAAAATCCGAGACCAAAGGAGCTTTATTTGAAGGCAGACTTCTTAGCGATTCTGAAATAAAAGAAATTGCAAGTCTTCCATCTAAAGAAGTATTGATGGCAAAAATTGCTGGCGCTCTGAATGGCGTAGCAACAAAAATTGCGATCTCTATCAACGAAGTGCCTTCTGGACTTGCTAGATCACTTAAACAACATTCTGAAAAATCAGAATCTTAA
- the rplL gene encoding 50S ribosomal protein L7/L12 — protein sequence MSAKTEEILESLKSLSLLEASELVKQIEEAFGVSAAASAGVVMAAPGAAGGDADGGAAEEKTEFDVVLESFDAAAKIKVLKVVRNATGLGLGDAKALVESAPKTVKEGIAKADAESLKKEIEEAGGKVTLK from the coding sequence ATGTCCGCAAAAACTGAAGAAATTCTTGAATCATTAAAATCTTTATCACTTTTAGAAGCATCTGAGCTTGTAAAGCAAATTGAAGAGGCTTTTGGTGTATCTGCTGCAGCTTCTGCAGGTGTAGTAATGGCAGCTCCAGGAGCAGCTGGCGGTGACGCAGATGGTGGCGCTGCTGAAGAAAAAACTGAATTTGATGTAGTTCTCGAAAGCTTTGATGCAGCTGCAAAAATCAAAGTCCTTAAGGTTGTAAGAAATGCAACTGGTCTAGGTCTTGGCGATGCAAAAGCACTTGTTGAATCTGCACCAAAAACAGTAAAAGAAGGAATTGCCAAAGCAGATGCTGAATCTTTAAAGAAAGAGATTGAAGAAGCTGGCGGTAAAGTTACACTTAAGTAA
- the rplK gene encoding 50S ribosomal protein L11, whose protein sequence is MQAGKANPAPPVGPALGQHGVNIMAFCKEYNARTQDKAGFVIPVEISVFEDRSFTFITKTPPASVLITKAAGIEKGSGESAKGSVGNISKAQLEEIAKTKLPDLNCSSVESAMKVIEGTARNMGVSITD, encoded by the coding sequence CTGCAAGCAGGCAAAGCCAATCCTGCTCCTCCTGTAGGACCAGCCTTAGGACAACATGGTGTCAATATCATGGCATTTTGTAAAGAATATAATGCAAGGACACAAGATAAAGCAGGTTTTGTAATTCCAGTTGAGATTTCTGTTTTTGAAGATAGAAGCTTTACTTTTATCACAAAAACACCTCCTGCTTCCGTCTTGATAACAAAAGCAGCTGGTATAGAGAAAGGATCAGGTGAATCCGCAAAAGGCTCTGTTGGTAATATAAGTAAAGCTCAATTAGAAGAAATAGCCAAAACTAAGCTTCCTGACCTAAACTGTTCTAGTGTTGAATCAGCAATGAAAGTAATTGAGGGTACTGCCCGTAATATGGGTGTCTCTATCACTGATTAA
- the ylqF gene encoding ribosome biogenesis GTPase YlqF: MDIPKIQWYPGHIAKAEKKLSEVINKVDLVIEVRDARIPLSTGHPHLNKWINNKKHILVINRSDMISPHTINSWNKWFNAKDQYPLWCDAKRGIGIKEICKSAKDSRSSIDDRRLSRGMLIRPIRALTLGFPNVGKSALINRIAKKRVVDSARKAGVTRNLRWIKLESGINLLDAPGVIPPNLEDQKSALNLALCDDIGEAAYEIESVAIEFIKIISTLNKDKNANISVKQISNRYGVDITKGFKSPSAWINEVASKHTSGDKRRMSHKLLEDYRNQMLGKIALEVPLWN, from the coding sequence GTGGACATACCCAAAATTCAATGGTACCCAGGCCATATTGCAAAAGCAGAAAAGAAATTATCTGAAGTTATCAATAAAGTAGATTTAGTCATAGAAGTTAGAGATGCACGAATTCCTTTGTCAACAGGACATCCACACTTAAATAAATGGATAAATAATAAAAAACATATTCTTGTTATTAACAGATCAGACATGATCTCCCCTCATACAATCAATAGTTGGAATAAATGGTTTAATGCTAAAGATCAATATCCTCTGTGGTGTGATGCTAAAAGAGGAATAGGGATTAAAGAAATTTGTAAGTCAGCCAAAGATTCTAGGTCGTCAATCGACGATAGAAGACTCTCTAGAGGAATGCTAATTAGGCCAATTAGAGCCCTTACACTTGGTTTTCCAAACGTAGGAAAGTCAGCATTAATTAATAGAATTGCAAAAAAAAGAGTTGTAGATAGCGCTAGAAAAGCAGGCGTTACTCGTAATTTAAGATGGATAAAATTAGAAAGTGGTATAAATCTGCTAGATGCTCCTGGCGTTATACCTCCAAATTTAGAAGATCAAAAATCAGCACTTAATCTTGCACTGTGTGACGATATTGGTGAAGCTGCTTATGAAATAGAGAGTGTAGCAATTGAGTTTATCAAAATTATATCCACTCTCAACAAAGATAAGAATGCGAATATCTCAGTTAAACAAATATCTAATAGATATGGAGTTGATATTACCAAAGGCTTTAAGAGTCCTTCTGCTTGGATCAACGAAGTAGCTTCAAAACATACCTCAGGTGATAAAAGGAGAATGTCTCATAAGTTATTGGAAGATTATAGAAATCAAATGCTGGGTAAAATTGCTTTAGAAGTCCCACTATGGAATTAA
- the rplA gene encoding 50S ribosomal protein L1, translating into MKKLSKRMAALSTKIEDRIYAPLEALSIIKENANAKFDETIEAHIRLGIDPKYTDQQLRTTVALPHGTGQSIKIAVITSGENVSKAKAAGADLFGEEDLVESINKGNMEFDLLIATPDMMPKVAKLGRVLGPRGLMPNPKAGTVTNDIANAIKEFKAGKLEFRADKAGIVHVRFGKASFTKEALFDNLKTLQESIDKNKPSGAKGKYWKTFYVTSTMGPSVQVDINAVQDYQPEG; encoded by the coding sequence ATGAAAAAACTTTCCAAAAGAATGGCGGCTCTATCAACAAAGATAGAAGATCGTATTTACGCACCACTTGAAGCTCTTAGTATTATCAAAGAAAATGCTAATGCAAAATTTGATGAAACTATTGAAGCACATATACGTTTAGGTATTGATCCAAAATATACTGATCAACAATTAAGGACCACTGTTGCATTACCACATGGTACTGGCCAAAGTATCAAAATTGCAGTAATTACAAGCGGTGAGAATGTATCAAAAGCTAAGGCTGCTGGTGCAGATTTATTTGGGGAAGAAGATCTTGTAGAAAGCATAAATAAAGGGAATATGGAATTCGATCTACTTATTGCAACTCCAGATATGATGCCAAAGGTTGCAAAATTAGGAAGAGTTTTAGGACCGAGAGGTTTAATGCCTAACCCTAAAGCTGGGACAGTAACTAATGATATTGCTAATGCAATAAAAGAATTCAAAGCTGGTAAGCTCGAATTTAGAGCTGATAAAGCGGGTATCGTTCATGTTCGCTTCGGGAAAGCAAGTTTCACGAAAGAGGCTCTATTTGACAACTTAAAAACCTTGCAAGAATCAATTGACAAAAATAAACCTAGTGGAGCTAAGGGAAAGTATTGGAAAACTTTTTATGTAACTTCAACAATGGGGCCTTCAGTTCAAGTAGACATAAATGCTGTACAAGATTATCAACCTGAAGGTTAA
- the nusG gene encoding transcription termination/antitermination protein NusG, giving the protein MSNELTTNLASSKAHNSIARWYAVQVASSCEKKVKATLEQRSVTLGVNNRIIEIEIPQTPGIKLKKDGSRQTTEEKVFPGYVLVRMILDEDTMMAVKSTPNVINFVGAEDGRVSGRSRGHIKPRPLSRQEVNRIFKRASEKKAVIKLDIEEKDRIIVTSGPFKDFQGEVIEVSGERNKLKALLSIFGRETPVELEFSQINKQN; this is encoded by the coding sequence ATGAGTAATGAATTGACTACAAACCTTGCTTCTTCAAAAGCACACAATAGCATAGCAAGATGGTATGCCGTTCAAGTAGCTTCAAGCTGCGAAAAAAAAGTAAAAGCGACTCTTGAGCAGAGATCAGTAACTTTAGGTGTTAATAATCGAATTATTGAAATTGAAATTCCCCAGACTCCTGGAATTAAATTAAAAAAAGATGGAAGTAGGCAAACTACTGAAGAAAAAGTTTTCCCAGGTTATGTTCTTGTAAGAATGATTTTGGATGAAGATACAATGATGGCTGTAAAAAGTACCCCAAATGTAATTAACTTTGTTGGTGCTGAAGACGGCAGAGTGAGCGGAAGATCACGAGGTCATATCAAACCTCGACCATTATCTAGACAAGAAGTTAATAGGATCTTCAAACGTGCATCAGAGAAAAAAGCTGTAATCAAGTTAGATATTGAAGAAAAAGATAGAATCATAGTAACTAGTGGTCCGTTCAAGGATTTTCAGGGAGAAGTTATTGAAGTTTCAGGGGAAAGAAATAAATTAAAAGCATTACTTTCTATATTTGGGCGCGAGACTCCTGTAGAATTAGAGTTCTCTCAAATCAATAAACAAAATTAA
- a CDS encoding phosphoglycerate kinase, whose amino-acid sequence MSKLSLSSLDKTHLEGKKVLVRVDFNVPLNEDGQITDDTRIRAAIPTIEYLINHSAKVILAAHFGRPKGQVNEKMRLTPVAARLSELLGQNVALTSSCIGDEAVAQSNSLSNGDVLLLENVRFFGEEEKNDLEFAKKLASHADMYVNDAFGAAHRAHASTQGVTNYLSPSVAGFLLEKELKYLQGAVDSPNRPLAAIVGGSKVSSKIGVLDSLLDKCDKIMIGGGMIFTFYKARGLDVGKSLVEEDKLELAKDLEAKAKAKGVELLLPTDVVLADEFSPDANSKISQIDAISGNWMGLDIGPDSIKVFQNALAECKTIIWNGPMGVFEFDKFADGTNAIATTLADLSAFSEVCTIIGGGDSVAAVEKAGLAEKMSHISTGGGASLELLEGKTLPGVAALNDA is encoded by the coding sequence ATGTCAAAATTATCTCTTTCCAGTCTTGATAAGACACATTTAGAAGGAAAAAAAGTTCTTGTAAGAGTAGATTTTAATGTTCCATTAAATGAAGATGGTCAAATAACCGACGATACGCGTATTCGTGCAGCGATCCCAACTATTGAATATCTTATTAATCATTCCGCAAAAGTTATTTTAGCTGCTCATTTTGGTAGACCAAAGGGTCAGGTAAATGAAAAAATGAGATTAACTCCAGTAGCAGCAAGATTAAGTGAATTGTTGGGGCAAAATGTTGCTCTTACTAGCAGTTGTATTGGTGATGAAGCAGTTGCACAATCAAATAGCTTATCTAATGGAGATGTTCTTTTACTTGAAAATGTTCGTTTTTTTGGTGAAGAGGAAAAGAATGATCTGGAGTTTGCTAAAAAATTAGCATCACATGCAGATATGTATGTAAATGATGCTTTCGGTGCTGCTCATAGAGCGCATGCTTCAACTCAGGGTGTTACAAATTATTTAAGTCCCTCAGTAGCTGGATTCCTTTTAGAAAAAGAATTGAAATACCTACAAGGAGCTGTAGATTCCCCAAATCGTCCATTGGCAGCAATAGTTGGAGGATCAAAGGTTAGTAGCAAAATAGGAGTACTTGATTCTTTACTAGATAAGTGTGACAAAATCATGATTGGTGGAGGTATGATTTTCACTTTTTATAAAGCTAGAGGTTTAGATGTTGGAAAGAGCCTTGTAGAAGAAGATAAACTCGAGCTAGCTAAAGATTTAGAAGCAAAAGCAAAAGCAAAAGGAGTAGAATTGCTATTACCCACTGATGTTGTTTTGGCTGATGAATTTTCTCCTGACGCCAATAGTAAAATATCTCAAATTGATGCAATTAGTGGGAATTGGATGGGTCTAGATATTGGTCCAGATTCCATTAAAGTTTTTCAGAATGCTCTTGCAGAATGTAAGACAATTATTTGGAATGGTCCAATGGGAGTTTTTGAATTTGATAAATTTGCAGACGGTACAAATGCAATAGCTACGACTCTTGCGGACTTAAGTGCTTTTTCTGAAGTTTGTACAATAATTGGTGGTGGAGATTCAGTTGCAGCTGTTGAAAAAGCAGGATTAGCTGAGAAAATGTCTCATATATCTACTGGAGGTGGGGCTAGTTTGGAACTTTTAGAAGGTAAAACTTTACCAGGTGTGGCTGCGTTAAACGACGCTTAG
- the secE gene encoding preprotein translocase subunit SecE: protein MTSPTTNKEPLKKDSPEVEEPKKNNNFFRSTYDELKLVVWPNKQQLFSESVAVIIMVSFSAAVIASVSRFYGWAASQIFG from the coding sequence GTGACAAGTCCTACTACTAATAAAGAACCTCTCAAAAAGGATTCCCCTGAAGTTGAAGAGCCTAAAAAAAATAATAATTTTTTTAGATCTACCTACGATGAGCTTAAACTTGTTGTTTGGCCTAACAAACAACAACTCTTTAGCGAATCTGTAGCGGTTATAATTATGGTATCCTTTTCTGCGGCAGTCATAGCATCTGTCAGTAGATTCTATGGATGGGCAGCCTCTCAAATTTTTGGTTGA
- a CDS encoding UDP-N-acetylglucosamine--N-acetylmuramyl-(pentapeptide) pyrophosphoryl-undecaprenol N-acetylglucosamine transferase — protein sequence MSKKNNLLVAASGTGGHIFPALAVSKEVEDKWNIHWLGVSQRLDANFIPEKYNLRTLNIKTPRKNIFLFYQYIEILMSTFQIIRILKNKKINLVFATGGYISAPTIVASKLLRIPIIIHESNVIPGMVTKYFGFLCNYVLLGFKETNSYLKNCKTIFTGTPLREQFYKFNFLPEWVPKGNGPLLIVMGGSQGAKAINQILYESLEFLIKKQFRIVHIVGESNLKPFHVKNSKNYIQKKFTNEIAALIQNCDLVISRSGAGTINELMEAEKPSILIPYPDSKNNHQEKNAMILAASGGSVLINQNKMSKEIFEETLERIFKIKSKKGKNHYEILDLMKKNMENNNKVKSKNEIKKYINYFLKEF from the coding sequence ATGTCTAAAAAAAATAATTTATTAGTTGCAGCAAGTGGGACAGGGGGGCATATTTTCCCAGCTTTAGCAGTTTCTAAAGAGGTGGAAGATAAATGGAATATTCATTGGTTGGGTGTTAGTCAAAGACTGGATGCAAATTTTATTCCCGAAAAATATAATTTGAGGACTTTGAATATAAAGACACCAAGAAAAAATATTTTTTTGTTTTATCAATATATAGAAATTTTAATGTCAACTTTTCAAATAATTAGGATCTTAAAAAATAAAAAAATTAACTTAGTTTTTGCGACTGGCGGTTATATATCAGCACCTACTATTGTTGCTTCAAAACTTCTAAGGATACCTATCATTATTCATGAATCAAATGTAATTCCAGGAATGGTCACGAAATATTTTGGTTTTTTATGTAACTATGTTCTTTTAGGATTTAAAGAAACAAATTCTTATTTAAAAAATTGTAAAACTATTTTCACTGGAACACCTTTAAGAGAGCAATTCTATAAATTTAATTTTCTGCCAGAATGGGTTCCAAAAGGAAATGGACCTCTTTTGATTGTTATGGGAGGTAGTCAAGGAGCAAAAGCTATAAATCAAATTCTTTATGAATCTCTAGAATTTTTAATAAAAAAACAATTTCGGATAGTTCATATTGTTGGCGAATCTAATCTAAAACCTTTTCATGTAAAAAACTCCAAAAATTATATTCAAAAGAAATTTACTAATGAAATAGCAGCTTTAATTCAAAACTGTGATCTTGTAATATCGAGATCTGGTGCAGGAACAATCAATGAATTAATGGAGGCTGAAAAACCTTCAATTTTAATTCCATATCCAGATTCTAAAAATAATCATCAGGAGAAAAATGCCATGATTCTTGCTGCAAGTGGAGGCTCAGTTTTAATCAATCAGAATAAAATGTCCAAAGAAATTTTTGAAGAAACTCTAGAAAGAATTTTTAAAATAAAATCAAAAAAGGGAAAAAATCATTATGAAATATTAGATCTCATGAAGAAGAATATGGAAAATAATAATAAAGTTAAATCTAAAAATGAGATTAAAAAGTATATTAATTATTTTTTAAAGGAATTCTGA
- the rnhA gene encoding ribonuclease HI → MNSDSIAIEAATDGACSGNPGPGGWGGLIIFDDNSELEIGGSEQNTTNNRMELTAAIKTLEKLKTYKLKENFKLRTDSKYVIEGYTKWIINWKKNGWKTSSGKPVQNLDLWQKIDQLRINGLIMEYVKGHSGDKQNDRVDKIATNYSKGISIESNLKKVKSSADFFEKNAPAEIQELFSRNELIQKFAEKKYLLSSTELDTLLGDENHLKIKQYSLFEWRNWRLIPKDKKYWIIEKKEA, encoded by the coding sequence ATGAATAGTGATAGTATTGCGATTGAAGCCGCAACGGATGGAGCCTGCAGTGGTAATCCAGGCCCAGGTGGTTGGGGCGGTTTAATAATTTTTGACGATAACAGCGAATTAGAAATAGGTGGTTCCGAGCAAAATACTACTAATAATAGAATGGAACTCACTGCGGCTATAAAAACTCTTGAGAAATTAAAAACCTACAAATTAAAAGAGAACTTTAAACTAAGAACTGATAGTAAATATGTCATAGAGGGTTATACAAAATGGATTATTAATTGGAAGAAAAATGGATGGAAAACAAGTTCAGGAAAACCAGTTCAAAATCTTGATCTGTGGCAAAAAATTGATCAATTAAGAATTAATGGCCTAATAATGGAATATGTAAAAGGTCATAGCGGGGATAAACAAAATGATAGGGTTGATAAAATTGCAACTAATTACAGCAAAGGTATATCTATAGAAAGTAACTTAAAAAAAGTAAAATCCTCAGCTGATTTTTTTGAAAAAAATGCACCTGCAGAAATTCAGGAATTATTTTCCCGCAATGAATTAATTCAAAAATTTGCAGAAAAAAAGTACCTGTTAAGTTCAACTGAACTAGACACCTTATTAGGTGACGAAAACCACTTAAAGATAAAACAATATTCACTTTTTGAATGGCGTAATTGGAGATTGATTCCTAAAGATAAAAAATATTGGATAATAGAAAAAAAAGAAGCCTAA
- a CDS encoding pyridoxal phosphate-dependent aminotransferase yields MRGSNLKHGGNVYATAKKLNLLPSEIIDASASLVPFDPPQIIIDSINEEIKNLGFRYYPERNLSDLKEIIGKFHGINPDNILPGNGASELITWAGYEASKFGISCIPSPSFVDYERSLNCWNSNFIHCELPKNWNDIFPQSFPLHPKGDVIWITNPHNPTGQLWEKNSLEEVVKKYKLVICDEAFLSITPNGDKESLIPLTKRFDNLLVLRSLTKIFNIPGLRLGYVIGSSKKLKQWEINRDPWPLNSFSIKAGIDLLSNKKFYEQWTKQIHSWINIEKKRVFEKLLKIENLKIHNSSTNFFLIESETSLLPNIKYLENKGILLRECTSFRFLDEKWARISLQNRKNNTLLCEEIQNSFKK; encoded by the coding sequence ATGCGAGGATCAAACTTGAAGCATGGTGGAAATGTATATGCAACTGCGAAAAAATTAAATTTATTACCATCGGAAATCATTGATGCAAGTGCATCATTAGTACCCTTTGATCCCCCTCAAATAATAATAGATTCAATAAATGAGGAAATTAAGAATCTTGGCTTTAGATATTACCCAGAAAGAAACTTGAGTGATCTGAAAGAAATAATCGGTAAATTTCATGGGATAAATCCAGACAATATATTGCCTGGCAATGGAGCTTCTGAATTAATAACCTGGGCAGGTTATGAAGCATCCAAATTCGGAATAAGTTGTATTCCTTCTCCATCATTTGTTGATTATGAAAGATCTTTAAATTGTTGGAATAGCAATTTTATACATTGCGAATTACCAAAAAACTGGAATGATATTTTTCCTCAATCATTTCCGCTTCATCCAAAAGGCGATGTTATTTGGATAACAAATCCACATAACCCTACTGGCCAATTATGGGAAAAGAATTCATTGGAGGAAGTTGTAAAAAAATATAAATTAGTTATATGCGATGAAGCTTTCTTATCGATAACACCTAATGGAGACAAAGAATCTTTAATACCATTAACCAAAAGATTTGATAATTTATTAGTCTTGAGAAGCTTGACCAAAATCTTCAATATTCCTGGTCTTAGATTAGGTTACGTTATTGGCTCATCGAAAAAACTTAAACAATGGGAAATAAATAGAGATCCTTGGCCTTTAAATTCATTTTCTATTAAAGCGGGAATTGATCTTCTAAGTAATAAGAAATTCTATGAACAGTGGACAAAACAGATTCACAGCTGGATAAATATTGAAAAAAAGAGAGTATTTGAAAAATTATTAAAAATAGAGAATCTCAAAATTCATAACTCTTCAACCAACTTTTTTTTAATAGAAAGTGAAACATCCTTATTGCCAAATATAAAATACTTAGAAAATAAGGGAATATTGCTTAGAGAATGCACTTCATTTAGATTTCTTGACGAAAAGTGGGCAAGAATAAGTCTGCAGAATAGGAAAAATAACACTCTTTTATGTGAAGAAATTCAGAATTCCTTTAAAAAATAA
- a CDS encoding quinone-dependent dihydroorotate dehydrogenase, with protein MNEQKGGFKNLYKNLITPVLKKDSGIDAEYLTNFSLSLLSFSSRKYNWPIISSILKNLNEEFSVVDKRLTQNICGINFCNPIGLAAGFDKNGNAANIWKDFGFGFAELGTVTKFAQNGNPKPRLFRLAEEEAALNRMGFNNNGAENLVKNFVEQGIEFKKNRENICLGINFGKSKITGLSQAKDDYLTSLKLLIPYCDYAAINVSSPNTEGLRKLQDPILLKELLREIKNLPNCPPLFVKIAPDLGLKDIENICQLIIEESIDGIIATNTSIDRLGLENRKIRQTGLLLSQENGGLSGRPLQKKANQIIKHIHNIDKKIILIGVGGIDSPESAWERICSGASLIQLYTGWIYKGPQLVPDILEGIIKQLNKHQLSSIKDAIGSDLKWVE; from the coding sequence ATGAATGAACAGAAGGGGGGATTTAAAAATCTTTATAAAAACTTGATTACCCCTGTATTAAAAAAAGACTCTGGAATTGATGCAGAATACTTAACAAATTTTTCTCTTAGTCTCCTATCATTCAGTTCAAGAAAATATAATTGGCCTATAATATCCTCTATCTTAAAAAATCTAAATGAAGAATTTTCTGTAGTTGATAAAAGATTAACTCAGAACATATGTGGAATAAATTTTTGTAATCCAATTGGTTTAGCTGCGGGTTTTGACAAAAATGGAAATGCCGCAAATATATGGAAAGATTTTGGTTTTGGATTTGCTGAGCTTGGTACAGTAACTAAATTTGCTCAGAATGGAAATCCCAAACCGAGGTTATTTAGATTGGCAGAAGAAGAAGCAGCATTAAATAGAATGGGTTTCAATAATAATGGTGCTGAAAATCTAGTTAAAAATTTTGTCGAACAAGGTATTGAGTTTAAAAAAAACAGGGAGAATATTTGTTTAGGGATAAATTTCGGGAAGTCAAAAATTACCGGTTTATCTCAAGCAAAAGATGATTATTTAACTTCTCTAAAATTATTAATTCCATATTGTGATTACGCAGCAATAAACGTTAGTTCTCCAAATACTGAAGGGCTAAGAAAATTACAAGATCCAATTCTTCTAAAAGAACTTCTTAGAGAAATTAAAAACTTACCTAATTGTCCACCATTATTTGTAAAAATTGCGCCAGATTTAGGCCTTAAAGATATTGAAAATATTTGCCAATTAATAATCGAGGAAAGCATTGATGGAATAATTGCTACAAACACCAGCATTGATAGATTAGGTCTTGAAAATAGAAAGATCAGGCAAACTGGATTATTACTCTCTCAAGAGAATGGAGGATTAAGTGGAAGGCCTCTCCAAAAAAAAGCAAATCAAATAATAAAACATATACATAATATTGATAAAAAGATTATTTTAATTGGCGTTGGTGGAATAGATAGTCCTGAGTCAGCTTGGGAAAGAATTTGTTCTGGAGCATCATTAATTCAACTTTATACAGGATGGATATATAAGGGTCCACAATTAGTACCAGATATACTTGAGGGCATTATAAAGCAACTCAATAAACATCAATTATCTAGTATAAAAGATGCAATTGGATCAGATTTAAAATGGGTTGAATAA